tctgtctgtctctttcactctcgctctctctttcttgtctgtgtctgcgtctctctctttccttctttcactcttccattccctccctctctctctccttccagtccTGATCCACCCTAGAGTGCAGGCCGTCTCCTGCCGAGCCAACAATAACAGAATAACATTGGGTTCTGGAAAAGATACATGGGCTAATAAGAATTAATAAAGTGTGTGGATACAAATGTTCCCTCTCACGTTTACACATCGGACCTCTTCAGACCTCAGCCGAAACCAtattttctccatccctccctctccctctctctttctttccctctctcttccctccctccctccctccctccctctcctctctcttcactccctccctccctccctctctctttctgtccctctctctcccttcatctccctctctttttctttccctctctcttctctccctccatctccctctctcttccctctctctcctttttccatGGTCCATGGTTCCCTTCTTTGACAGATGTGTATTCTAGTAACTGAGGACGATGGCTATTTCGCTGCTCGAGTTCAAACGCTAACAGGGTGTCATTCTCTGCGCTCccaaaacagcaccctattccctatgtagtacactacctttcactAGAGTCCAATGGAccctagtgcactaaatagggaatagggtgccacaggGGATGAAGTCTGTGTGTGCTCTGCCCACTCCTGGAGATTATGTATCTAGAACTTCTTCTCGTTCTCTGCTAGTTTGGAGAAATGGACCCCCATTATGGGCCTTCTGTAGCGAGCTGCCGCAGCCCAAAACCAATAGCCTCATCGACGCACCGCGATTCCATCTGGAAAGACCACGGGTGATGATGGTGCCGGCAGGGCGcgcgcgtatgtgtgtgtgtgtatgtgtgtgtgtgtgtgtgtgtgcgtctgtgtgtgtgtgtgtgtgtgtgtatgtgagtgtgtgtatgtgtatgtgtgtgtgtgtgtgtgtgtgtgtgtgtgtgtatgtatgtgtgtatgtgtgtatgtatgtgtgtgtgtgagtgtatgtgtgtgtgtgtgtgtgtgtgtgtgtgtgtgtgtgtgtgagtatgtgtgtgtgtgtgtgtgtgtgtgtgtgtgtgtgtgtgtgtgtgtgtgagtgtatgtgtgtgtgtgtgtgtgtgtgtgtgtgtgtgtgtgtgtgtgtgtgtgtgtgtgtgtgtgtgtgtgtgtgtgtgtgtgtgtgtgtgtgtgtgtgtgtgtatgtgtgtgtgtgtgtgtgtgtgtgtgtgtgtgtgtgtgtgtgtgtgtgtgtgtgtgtgtgtgtgtgtgtgtgtgtgtgtgtgtgtgagggggttcATACAGTCCTGTTTAAGGCACCTATCCCCTTACATGGTACTGCCAGCATCGACTGTGTCCATCTGTGTCTGCCCACACCTCtctcgcacaaacacacacacacacacacacacacacacacacacacacacacacacacacacacaccacattggGTCACAATTCACACACACTGGGTCACCAAAACCCCTCCTTGAGATGCCTCTGCCACCACCTAATCCAGGCATAAATAGCTGCCTCTCCATAGATCATCATTAGGCAGAACCATGGTCATATCTGTGGTAGAGGGGTAGACAGTGGGAGTATAGAAAGAGCTTTACGGCGACAGTGTCTCAGTGTTTCAGAGCTCTCTGAGATGTTTAGAGGTGTGTTGAATAGCTCCTATTCATCCAGCCCTACTGTGGGGTATCCTGGGAACCCTTTTCAATCATTTTCCCCTTCATTCCTCTGTGATGAGATGGAACGGAGTTGATGGTGTAAGATGGTGTAAGATGGTGTAAGATAGTATAAGATGGTGTAAGATGGTGTGAGATGGTGTGTTCATTCAGCTGCTGCATGTTCTGTCCTTCATCTTCAttgagtctgtctctctattcacTTCCCATGGAGCCACGTCTCAactgtctctcctcttcctcctcctcctcctcctcctcctcctcctcctccggtctCTCTATTCACTTCCCATGGAGCCACGTTTcaactgtctctcctcctcctcctcctctccagatcatccctcctctcctggaCCTGAACCAGAACCGCAGTAAGCTGAAGATGTATATTGGTCACCTGAGAGACCTGTGTCAGGAGAGAGACCCCCAGATCCTGCAGGACCTGACACCTCCCTCCTCCTACCACAGCTCTCAACACACCGCCTGGGAGACACAGcttcacaacatgaccccagagcaggtaggactctgacctctatcccctgacccctaacccctcctcctaccacAGTTCTCAACACACCTCCTGGGAGACACAGCTTCACAACAT
This portion of the Oncorhynchus clarkii lewisi isolate Uvic-CL-2024 unplaced genomic scaffold, UVic_Ocla_1.0 unplaced_contig_13448_pilon_pilon, whole genome shotgun sequence genome encodes:
- the LOC139396920 gene encoding ELKS/Rab6-interacting/CAST family member 1-like, which translates into the protein MYIGHLRDLCQERDPQILQDLTPPSSYHSSQHTAWETQLHNMTPEQLESELAVCERESAELQEHANCVLQQIADHCPDILEQVVNALEESC